The window GCATTAATTTGTGGTTAATAGGCGGGCCTTTGTGTTTACAAAGGCCCGCTTGCTTTTTTAGGGGTGGCATGCCATATATAGTCTGCTCCGGTACACCACTGTAGGTGGTGTGGTAACAGGGAACCTGGTGTAACTCCAGGACTGTCGCGCAGCGGTAAGAGAGAACGAAGGTTGCAGGGAGGCTGGTCTTTGGCTTAGACCTTGGCTCCAGACACTTTACTTGAAGAAGTAAGGGAAGTCGCAACGGTAGGCTGGTTGTTAATGGTGACGATTAACGCCAAGCTCTCAAGTCCGAAGACCTGCCGGGGACGGCTCTCAAGACAGAGGGTCAGTATGTCCAGGCTCTCGCGTCTTTGGAGCGGTGATGACACGTCCTTTTATACGTATTCTGTCTCATCCCCCCTTTTCCAAATCGTTTAAGCCTATCTAGTTTTGCCCCTTTTCGCGTTAAAGGATGGGTGTTATGCGGTTTTTATCCAATCTTGGTTGGTTCTTTTTCCTGTTTGCGGCAGTCATGCTCTATAGTGAAAGGGCGCAAGCCCATTTTCAGCTGCTCTATACACCACAGGTCAATCTAAGCCGTGTGGCAAGCCTGCCTATGCGGCTGGTATTTGCGCACCCCATGGCTAATGGCCATGTCATGAGCATGGGCAAACCCGAACAGTTTTACTATCGGCACAAGGGTAAACAGATTGATCTGCTGGATCGTGTGCGACCCATCACCTGGGCTGGACCAGATAACCATAATGGGGCCTATGCCGCTGAGGTAAAGATCAAGCGTAATGGGGACTATCCGTTTGTTTTAGTACCGGCACCCTATTATGAAAAGAGTGAGGATATCTATATTCAGCAGTGGACCAAATCCTTTGTTAATAAGGGTGGTATACCCTCTGGCTGGGAAAAACCATTGGGGCTGAAGACCGAAATTGTGCCGCTGAATAAGCCGACCAATATCATTGTGGGCAGTACCTTCAGTGGTATGGTACAGAGCCAGGGGCAGCCTGTTGCTGGGGCCGAAGTTGAAGTGGAGTGGATAAATGGTCAGCCAGACTTACAGCGTAATGGGTTTGGCCCCAGCCGCATTACCTCGCCCCCTGCCACATTGGTGGCGATAACTGATGCCAACGGCGTCTTTACCTTTGGTATCCCCCGTGCGGGTCACTGGGGGTTTGCCGCATTGGGGGTTGGGCCAGACAAGCAGTACCAAAAAAAAGAACTAAGTCAGGATGCCGTGTTGTGGATCTATGCATCAGAACTGAAATAGGCGGGTAGGGTTATGCATATTGTTGATGGTGCTTTGGCTCCATCGATCTTGGCTTTGGGTGGGGTTGTCGCCATAGGTGGCACCGCTTTGGGCTTAAAAAAGATGGATGCCGACCATATCCCCCAGGTTGGGTTGCTTAGTGCCGCTTTTTTCCTGGCGTCTTTAATTCATGTTCCCATTGGACCTTCCAGTGTGCACCTTATCCTTAACGGTTTGGTGGGCTTGGTGCTGGGGTGGGCTGCTTTTCCTGCTTTATTGGTTGGTCTGCTCCTGCAAGCCGCCTTTTTTGGCTTTGGTGGTTTGATTGTGCTGGGGGTGAATGTGGTTAATATTGCCCTCCCTGCCGTACTGGTGGCTGCAGCGCTACGTCCTCAACTGGCCGCAGTGCAGAGTCAAAAACAGGCCTTCTACTGGGGCGTAACCGGTGGCGCACTCTCCATTTTATTCACCACGCTCATGGTCGCACTCTCTCTATTTTTAAGCGGTAACGCTTTTGCGATTACCGCCAAAGCCGTTTTTTGGGCGCATCTTCCCATCATGGTATTGGAGGGGGTGTTGACCGGCGCTGCGGTGGTGTTGATACGCCGGGTAAAACCAGAACTGTTCCATTTAAAACTGCGTCCATCTACAGAAGGGGTGGCCAAGGTTTCTACCCATAAAAACTGGATTAAAACCAGTCTGTTCCTCTTCATGTGCTTGGGCTTTATCTACACCCCCGCCTGGGCACATAATATGGTGGCCGATGTCTATGCGGAAGGTATGGCCGTTGAAGGTGAGGTGGGGTTCAGCAGTGGGGATATGGTCCAGGGTACAACGGTTACCATCTTAAATGATCAGGGCCAGGTGCTGGGGAAAACCCAGACCAACGAAGAGGGAATCTTTACCTATCAAGCCAAGCAAGTCATGGATCATCATTTTTATGTGGATGCCGGTGCCGGGCATATTGTTAAGTTAATTTTACCGGCCGATCAGTTAACCGGTAACCCCGCCACTTCCCCCGTTATCATCCAGCCGACTCAGCTACCCCAGCCTGATCCTCATGCGCATCACCATAATGAAGAGCTGATATCTGGTGTGGGTCAGCAGCAGTTGGAACGTCTGATTGAAACAGCCGTGGCCAAGCAGGTTAAACCCCTGCGTAAGCAGCTGCTGGCCTATGAAAATAAAGTACGCCTGCAGGATGCCCTGGGTGGCTTGGGCTATATCATGGGGTTGGTGGGTTTAGCCTTGTGGTTGAGCAGCCGTCGTAAGGAGCCTAAAGCGTGAGTCACGCCCTGGGACCTGTTGGAGACAGCCGGCTGGCGGCCTTAAAAAATGCTTCCTGGCTGCATGGTATTGATGCTCGAGTACGTATTTCATGTGCCGTACTGTTTGCTTTTGTGCTGGTCTCCTCTCACCAATTTTCGACCCTTGTTATGGGTGTGGGGCTGGGTGTCGCACTCATTTTTGCGGCACGGCTGCCGTTAAAACTCACCTTAAAACGTACCGTAGGTGTCGATCTTTTTATCATTTTTCTGCTGATTATGTTGCCATTTACGGCACCTGGTGAGGTGTGGTTTCGCTGGGGGCCATTGACCGCAACGTGGGATGGTCTTTTTCAAGCCATTGAAATTGGGCTGAAGGCCGTTGGCGTTATTCTAGTTCTATTGGCCTTGGTCGGTACCCAAGAGCCCCACCAGCTGGGCCATGCTCTACACCGATTGGGTGTGCCTGAAAAACTGGTCCTGATCTTGTTGTTTACCGCACGCTATTTGGAAGTCCTGCGTCTGGAGTATGGGCGCCTACGTACCGCCATGAAGTGTCGAGGCTTTCAACCCCGCAGCAATTGGCATACATGGCGAAGCTTCGGTTATCTGTTCGGCATGTTGTTGGTACGCTCTTTGGAGCGCTCGGAGCGGATCCATGCTGCGATGAAATGTCGTGGTTTCACCGGACGCTTTTATATGCTTAGTCCCATGCAGATGAAAAATCGGGATGTGCTGTTTGGCGCCAGCTTTGTTGGGGTGCTTATTCTGTTGGTGGGGTTTGAGTGGTTATGAGTCATACCCTGTTCGAGCTACAGGACCTGCACTATCAATACCGTGCTGAACACCCTGTTCTGGCAGGGGCGGACTTTACGCTCTCTAGCGGGGAACAGGTTGCCTTGATGGGGGGGAATGGTAGCGGCAAAACCACCCTGTTTCAGCTGATGATGGGCTTGATTTTACCCCAAAAAGGTCAGGTGCAAGCCTACGGACAGCCCAGGCGCAATGAAGCGGAGTTTATGCCTGTTCGTGCACGTACCGGACTGCTGTTTCAAGATGCCGATGATCAGTTGTTCTCTCCAACGGTTGCCGAGGATATCGCTTTTGGTCCCTTAAATTTGGGTAAAAGTGCGCAGGAGAGTGAAGCTATTGTCGCAGATGTGTTGGCGCAGTTGGAGATGTCCAGCTACGGTGATCGTGTGACCCATCATCTTTCTGGTGGTGAAAAGCGTATGGTCGCCCTGGGCACGGTCTTGGCCATGAACCCTGATGTGCTGCTGCTTGATGAACCCACCAATGCCTTGGATGAAACGGCAGAAGCACGTCTGGTAGAGATGTTGAACCGTCTGCCCCAAGCGATGGTGGTGATTTCCCATGATCGCCGCTTTTTGGATCAAGTAACCAACCGTGGGGTGGTGTTGAATGAGGGGCGGCTATATGCCGCTTGAGCCCACCCTTCATCATTGCCCGGCGCTGTTAATTGCTGGTGGAAGCTCAGGTGATGGTAAAACGGCCACCACAGCCGCACTGGCGCGCTACCACCAAAAGCAGGGTAGGCGGGTACGTATTTTCAAAATTGGTCCTGATTTTCTTGATCCGCAAATTCACCAACAGGCCAGTGGCGAACCGGTCTATCAGCTGGATTTATGGATGGGGGATGTGGAGCATGTTAAAGCACTGCTCTACCGTGCCGCCGCAGAGGTAGATTTGATCCTTATTGAAGGGGCGATGGGATTGTTTGACGGCAACCCGGCGCCAGCGGATCTGGCCAAAACCTTTAAGGTCCCGGTGGTGGTGATGCTCTCAGCCGCCTCCATGGCACAGACCTTTGGTGCCTTGGCCCTGGGGTTAAGCCGCTATGATCCCGCTTTGCCCCTGCATGGTATCGTGGCCAACCGTATCGCCAGTAGTACCCATGAAGCCATGGTGGCAGAATCTATTCCCTCAGACGTGCCCTATTTAGGTGCGCTGCCACGTTGGAAGGAGGGGGGGCTGCCCAGTCGCCATTTAGGGTTGGTGCAGGCTGAAGAGGTGGCCGATCTGGATGCGCGGTTAGAGGGTATGGCCAAGAGTTTGGAAGGGCATGCTTTAGGGGCGCTTCCTCCTGCGGTAGCTTTTGAACCTGCTGCGCATCGTGATGCGTTACCTACATGGTTGTCGGGCTGGCGTATTGCCATTGCTTGGGACCGTGCTTTCCGCTTTGTTTATCAAGCCAACTTGGATCTGCTCAAGCAGCTCGGGGCAGAGCTGTTGTTCTTCTCCCCTATGTCCGATGACACGCTCCCTGTGTGTGATGCTCTCTATCTGCCAGGGGGGTACCCTGAGCTCTGTTTAGAGCCGCTTGCTGAGAATAGATCCATGCATGTGGCCATAAGTGCGCATGTCGGTGAACATAAGCCGGTGCTGGCTGAGTGTGGTGGTATGCTCTATTTGCTAGAAGAGTTGACCCATCACACAGGTCAAAAAGGCAAGTTGGTTGGGGCTCTGCCCGGTCGGGCACGGATGCAAGAGGGGCGGGTAAATCTGGGGATGCAGCAGGTGACACTGCCTGAGGGTAATCTACGGGGGCACACCTTCCATCACTCGGCATTGGAGATGGATCTGGAGCCTCTTTGTCAGGGGGTTCCCCAGCGTAAAACCCGTAAAGGTGAGTTTGTCTACCGTATGGGCTCAGTGACGGCCAGTTATCTACATCTTTATCTACCCTCCAACCCCCAAGCTGCAGCTCAACTGTTGCGGCCGGATTTGGAGGTTTAAACCATCATGGGAAAAGAAACTTTGAATGCATCCTCTGGGTTGGTTTGGTTTGTTGGGGCAGGACCTGGTGATCCTGATCTGATTACCGTTAAAGGGCGTGGCTTGGTTGAACAGGCTGATGCCATCCTTTATGCAGGCTCGCTGGTCTCCCAGGCTGCATTGCAGTGGTGTAAGCCTGAGTGTCAGGTGGCAGACTCTAAGGGTATGAACTTAGAGGAAATTACCCATTGGCTTGTTCAGCATGCCGGACCAGGGAAAACCGTTGTGCGATTACAAACGGGTGATCCTTCCCTTTATGGCTCGTTAGTGGAGATGGTGCAGCCCTTGGATGCCGCAGGTGTGGCGTCTAAAGTGGTACCCGGTGTCTCTTCCGCTTTTGCCTCAGCAGCCGCTGCGGTGGAGAGCCTGACGCTGCCTGAAGTAACCCAGACGGTCATGCTCACCCGGATGGAGGGGCGTACACCGATGCCAGATGGGGAAAAGTTGGCCGATCTGGCCAGGCATGGTTCAACGCTCTGTATCTTCCTTTCCATTACCCTGGTGGTGCCCGTGCAGCAGGCTTTAAAGGAAGCTGGGTGGTCGGATGATGCGCCGATGCTGATTGTGCACAAAGCCAGTTGGCCGGGGGAAGAGCAGATTGTACGTGGCACGCTGGGGGAGGATATGGCCAGTAAATGCAAGCAAGCTGGTATTAAAAGCCAAGCGATGATTGTTGCCAGCCCAGCCCTGGAAGCACGTCATAAGCAGGGGTTGAAAAAATCTAAACTCTACGATGCCAGCTACACCCATAAGTTCAGAAAAGGGGTGGATGGCAACGATCAAGGAAAGCCAATTTCATGAGTGATACCATTCTGCTGGTGGGCCACGGCTCCCGCAATATTAAGGGCAACCGTGAAGTGGAGAGGTTCGCGGAACAGTGGCAAAAGCGCCACCCCGACTGGAACATTCAGCTCTGCTTTATTGAGTTTGCCGATGTGTTGCTCAAAGAAGGACTAGACCGAGCCGCTCAGGGTGCTCAGCGGGTGGTGGTGGTGCCGTTGGTAATTAATGCCGCAGGCCATGTCAAAATGGAGATTCCTGCTCAGTTGGAAGAGGCTCGGGCACGGCATCCAGAGGTTACGTTTCTCTATACCAGTCATCTGGGCTCGGTTGAGGAGGTCTTTAAGGCGGTTAAACGTCAACTCCACCATGGTATGTTGGCGATGCATCTACCCGACCCCCGGACCACAGGTGTGGTCTTGTTGGCCCGTGGATCGTCGGATATTGGTGCCAATGGTGAGGTCGCCAAGATGGCCCGTTGGTTATGGGAAGCGACCCCGCATGATCTGGTGGATATCGCCTTTACCGGCATCACCTACCCGCGCTTGGAAGAGATGGTGCAGCGCCATGTGAAGTTGGGTATGACCCAGATTGTGGTTGTACCTTACTATCTGTTTACGGGCACGTTGATGGAGCGCATCAAAAACCAGGTAGCTAGACTGGAAAAACAGTACCCCACCATCGCCTTTTCGTTAAGCGGATATTTTGGTTTTGAAGAGGAGATCTATGATCTTCTGGATGCCAAGGTTGGTGCCGCACTGGCCGGTATTAGCCAGCAACAATTAATGGAGTGTGATGGGTGTAAATACCGTGAATTTGCCCAGGAGCATGGGCACGGTCACCATCATCATCACGAGTAGTGGTACTCAACAATTGGCCGGCATATATCCTTGGGCTGGCACGTTTGCCGCACGGATAAAGGGGGGCGCTCAAACCGACCCCTGACGTGAGCTTTTTTAGGTTGCTGTCAATGGGCTTTTAAGTCCAGGAGAACAAGAGTTGATATGAACGCACCAACACCTGTTACCGAACAAGATACCCGCGCTGGTCGCCAGATTGAGCATAGCTCTTTTGCCATTGTGGATGCCGAAGCTGGCAGCCACAGCTATGCTGAGGATCAATGGCAAGTGGTCCGCCGTATGATCCACGCCACGGCTGATTTTGAATTTAACGGCCTGGCACGGTTTCACGATACCGCCATGCAGGCAGGCATCGAAGCTGTGAAAGCAGGGGCACCGATTATCTCTGATGTCGAGATGATCCGGGTGGGGCTATCCAAAGCACGTTTGGGTCACTTTGGCATCACCGCCCATCAATTTATCAATGATGGGGATGTCACGAGCAAGGCCAAAGAGGAAGATACGACCCGAGCCATTCAAGCCATGCGCAAGGCACGGGATGTGGGGCTGATGGATGGGGCCATTGTTGGGGTCGGCAATGCTCCAACGGCACTTTTGGAGGTCATCCGTCAGGTGCAGGAGGGTGAAGCCAAACCTGCTTTAATCATTGGTATGCCTGTGGGCTTTGTCTCCGCGGCGGAATCCAAAGCGGAACTTGAGCAGCTGCAAGAGGTGCCATGGATGTTGACCCATGGGCGTAAAGGGGGTTCGACCATGGTGGTTGCAGCCATCCACGCCCTGTTCAGCCTCTGCACCCAGAGCTAATGGCCAAGATTAAACGCAAAAAGGGCAACCGTACCGGGTTTACCACTGGGGCCTGTGCTGCAGCAGCTGCACGGGCTGCTGCCATTGGTCTGGTCCGTGGTGTGGTCCCTGAGCAGGTTGAGTGTCAGCTACCCAATGACCAGATGGTCACCTTTGATGTGGCTGAAGGGTGTGTGGGGCAAGCTCTGCAGGATGAGCCGGAGCGTCTGGGTATGGTTGCCCATGCGGTGATTATTAAAGATGCCGGTGATGACCCGGATGTTACCCACCGTGGGGCGATGACCGCGGATCTTCGTCCACTGCCTGACCAACCTGGACAGGTGGTTTTGGTCGGTGGACAAGGGGTCGGGCGGGTAACCAAACTGGGGCTTGGCTTAGAGGTTGGGGCGCCAGCGATTAACCCTGTTCCCCGCGCTAATATTGAACACAATGTTCGGGCTGTGGCCGCCACTTATCTCCAACACAGTGGTATTGAGGTGGTTATCTCTGTTCCCGGTGGGGAAGAGATGGCCAAACGTACCCTAAATGCCCGTTTGGGTATTGTGGATGGGATCTCCATTTTGGGGACCAGTGGCATCGTTTACGCCTACTCGACCTCGGCCTTTCGTGCCAGCGTAGAACAGCATATTGAGGTGGCCGCCACCCAAGGTCTAACCACCATGGTGTTAACCACGGGCGGGCGAACCGAGCGCTTTACCCAGCAGCAACTGCCAGACCTACAGGATGCCTGTTTTGTGCAGATGGGGGATTTTCTCAAACCTGCGCTCAACGCTTGTGTGCGTGCTGGCATTAAACAGGTGATCATTGGTGGTATGGTGGGCAAATTGGTCAAGATGGCCCAGGGGGAAGAGAACACTCATGCGGGTAAAAGTGTGGTGAATATGGGGTTGGTTGCCCTAATTGCCGCTGAGGTCGGCGCGCCTGAGGCCATATGTGAAGAGATACGAGGGGCGGAAACCGCACGCTTTGCCAGTGATCACATGGCAAAACTGGGTCTGACGCAGCCTTTTTATGACAACTTGGCTCAGCGTGTAGTCCAGACACTAACCCAACGTTACGAAGGTCAGTTCACCCTGCGTATCCTGGTTTGTGATTTTGAGGGCAACCCTATTACTGAGGCTTCTGGAGGTCACCATGGCTGAGCCCTGTCATATTATGGGGGTGCTGGACAATGGTCCAGATGGGGTGCATGGCCAGGCCCTGAAGGTTATGAAAAAGGCGGACTTGGTGATCGGTGTGCCCCGAACCTTTGCCCTGTTTGAAGATTATCTGCCTGAAGATGCTCAGCGTATGGATTTGACGGGGAACCTGAGCAAGGTCCCCCAGTGGATTCAAATTGGTTTAGAGGCTGAAGAGTGTGTCGTCGTGCTGGCGACGGGGGATCCACTTTGCCACGGTATTGGCAGTTATCTGGTTAAAAAACTTGGGCTGGATGCGTGTCAGATCCATCCCAACACCTCCGTGTTGCAGTGGGCTTTTGCGCGTTTGGGGCTGCCTTGGCAGCAGGCTACAATTCTCTCAGCCCACACCGCAGACTGCGGACCCTGGCGGCCTGGAATGGGTGCGGAACACCCCTTAACATCGGTGGTTCAGACCGTGCAGCGCGAAGCGTTGTTAGGGGTGTTTACCAGTCCTGAGAATGATCCCGCGCGTCTGGCGCAAACGCTTATTGCTGCTGGCTTGGACGGGCAGGTCACCTTGCATGTCTGCCAAAAACTACTGTTGGATGATGAGCAGATCGATCATGGTCTCACACCGCAGCAGGTGGTAGAGGGTCACTTTGAACAGCCTAATGTGGTGATTGTGCAAAACCGTGGGCAAGATCGGCGCCCTCTTTTTGGTTTTGAAGATGATCAATATGCCCAACGTAAGCCGGAAAAAGGGCTGATTACTAAAAAAGAGGTGCGTGCGGTTACCTTGGCTCAAATGGCGATCCGACCAGACAGTATTGTGTGGGATATTGGGGCTGGCTCTGGCTCGATTGGTTTAGAGGCTGCACGTCTGGCCCCCCATGGACATGTTTATGCCATGGAGAAAAATGCACCGGATATGGCGTTGATAGAAAAAAACCGCCAAGCTTTGGGTTGCCTGAACTATGCTGCTTTTTGTGGTAAAGCGCCGGATGGGCTCTCAACATGGCCAGACCCTGATGCGGTGGTCATTGGGGGCTCTGGTGGTCATTTGTCCCAGTTGATTGAGCAGGTTGCCCAGCGGCTTCATCCCGATGGGCGGCTGGTTATGAACTTTGTCACCCTGGAAAATCTGGCTACGGCCACCACCACTTTAAAACAGCTCGGTATGGTATGGGATGCCCTGCAGATGCAGGTTTCTCGCAGTAAGCCTATTTTGGATATGCACCGTTTTGGTGCGGAAAACCCGATCTGGATTGTTACCGCCAAACATGGAACCTAATCATGCGTAAAACCCAAGGCCGTTTGATCGGCGTTTCTTTAGGCCCTGGTGATCCCGATTGGATTACCCGTGGTGCTTGGGCTGCCCTGCAAAGTGGTGCCCACTGGACCTACCCCATTAAAAAAACTGGGGCGGAGAGTTATGCCCTGGATATTGTTGTTCGCAGTGGTTTGAGCATACCTGAGAATAAGACAGCCCTGGTCTTTCCCATGACCAAAGATCCAGAGATCCTGGCTAAAAGCTGGGCTGTGGCAGGTAAGCAGGTCTTGGAGCTGCTTAATGGGGGTGAGGATGTCATCTTTTTGGTGGAGGGGGATGCTTCCACCTACTCCACCTTTAACCATATACGCCGTGCTGTGCAGGGGTTGGATGAAGGGGTTCAGTCAGAGGTGATACCTGGGGTGACCTCCTACAACGCTGCGGCAGCCCGTTTACAGGATGTTATCTGTGATCAGGATGACACCGTGGCCATTGTACCCGCAGCTTATGGGGTGGCCGTGCTGGAGAAGCTTTTGGAGCAGTTTGATACCATTGCCCTACTTAAAGTGAACCCTGTCTTGGATCAGGTGTTGGCTATGCTTGAGCAGAAGGGCATTATGGAGCATGCACGCTTTGTAGAAAAAGCAGGCAGCGAGCAAGAGTGGCTGGTTCATGATGTGAGCGAACTGAAAGACCGTAAGGTCTCTTACCTCTCTTTGATGCTTGTGCACAACCCGAACCGGGTCAAACCCACTCTTACACGGGGATGTCGAAAAAAATGATTGAAAATAATAGCGTCAAACCCAAGACCGCCCTTATTGCCATTACCAAACACAGTGTTGGTCATGCCATTAAACTGGCAGGTCTGATGGACAATACCACCTTGTTTGTTTCTGAAAAGTTTGAAGATCATGTGGCCGACTATTCTGGTGCCAAGGAGATTATCCGTGGTGCTGTTAAGCCCCAAATTGGTGGATTAATGG of the Magnetococcus sp. PR-3 genome contains:
- a CDS encoding DUF4198 domain-containing protein — encoded protein: MRFLSNLGWFFFLFAAVMLYSERAQAHFQLLYTPQVNLSRVASLPMRLVFAHPMANGHVMSMGKPEQFYYRHKGKQIDLLDRVRPITWAGPDNHNGAYAAEVKIKRNGDYPFVLVPAPYYEKSEDIYIQQWTKSFVNKGGIPSGWEKPLGLKTEIVPLNKPTNIIVGSTFSGMVQSQGQPVAGAEVEVEWINGQPDLQRNGFGPSRITSPPATLVAITDANGVFTFGIPRAGHWGFAALGVGPDKQYQKKELSQDAVLWIYASELK
- the cbiM gene encoding cobalt transporter CbiM; translated protein: MHIVDGALAPSILALGGVVAIGGTALGLKKMDADHIPQVGLLSAAFFLASLIHVPIGPSSVHLILNGLVGLVLGWAAFPALLVGLLLQAAFFGFGGLIVLGVNVVNIALPAVLVAAALRPQLAAVQSQKQAFYWGVTGGALSILFTTLMVALSLFLSGNAFAITAKAVFWAHLPIMVLEGVLTGAAVVLIRRVKPELFHLKLRPSTEGVAKVSTHKNWIKTSLFLFMCLGFIYTPAWAHNMVADVYAEGMAVEGEVGFSSGDMVQGTTVTILNDQGQVLGKTQTNEEGIFTYQAKQVMDHHFYVDAGAGHIVKLILPADQLTGNPATSPVIIQPTQLPQPDPHAHHHNEELISGVGQQQLERLIETAVAKQVKPLRKQLLAYENKVRLQDALGGLGYIMGLVGLALWLSSRRKEPKA
- the cbiQ gene encoding cobalt ECF transporter T component CbiQ, giving the protein MSHALGPVGDSRLAALKNASWLHGIDARVRISCAVLFAFVLVSSHQFSTLVMGVGLGVALIFAARLPLKLTLKRTVGVDLFIIFLLIMLPFTAPGEVWFRWGPLTATWDGLFQAIEIGLKAVGVILVLLALVGTQEPHQLGHALHRLGVPEKLVLILLFTARYLEVLRLEYGRLRTAMKCRGFQPRSNWHTWRSFGYLFGMLLVRSLERSERIHAAMKCRGFTGRFYMLSPMQMKNRDVLFGASFVGVLILLVGFEWL
- a CDS encoding energy-coupling factor ABC transporter ATP-binding protein, whose product is MSHTLFELQDLHYQYRAEHPVLAGADFTLSSGEQVALMGGNGSGKTTLFQLMMGLILPQKGQVQAYGQPRRNEAEFMPVRARTGLLFQDADDQLFSPTVAEDIAFGPLNLGKSAQESEAIVADVLAQLEMSSYGDRVTHHLSGGEKRMVALGTVLAMNPDVLLLDEPTNALDETAEARLVEMLNRLPQAMVVISHDRRFLDQVTNRGVVLNEGRLYAA
- a CDS encoding cobyrinate a,c-diamide synthase; translated protein: MPLEPTLHHCPALLIAGGSSGDGKTATTAALARYHQKQGRRVRIFKIGPDFLDPQIHQQASGEPVYQLDLWMGDVEHVKALLYRAAAEVDLILIEGAMGLFDGNPAPADLAKTFKVPVVVMLSAASMAQTFGALALGLSRYDPALPLHGIVANRIASSTHEAMVAESIPSDVPYLGALPRWKEGGLPSRHLGLVQAEEVADLDARLEGMAKSLEGHALGALPPAVAFEPAAHRDALPTWLSGWRIAIAWDRAFRFVYQANLDLLKQLGAELLFFSPMSDDTLPVCDALYLPGGYPELCLEPLAENRSMHVAISAHVGEHKPVLAECGGMLYLLEELTHHTGQKGKLVGALPGRARMQEGRVNLGMQQVTLPEGNLRGHTFHHSALEMDLEPLCQGVPQRKTRKGEFVYRMGSVTASYLHLYLPSNPQAAAQLLRPDLEV
- the cobM gene encoding precorrin-4 C(11)-methyltransferase; protein product: MGKETLNASSGLVWFVGAGPGDPDLITVKGRGLVEQADAILYAGSLVSQAALQWCKPECQVADSKGMNLEEITHWLVQHAGPGKTVVRLQTGDPSLYGSLVEMVQPLDAAGVASKVVPGVSSAFASAAAAVESLTLPEVTQTVMLTRMEGRTPMPDGEKLADLARHGSTLCIFLSITLVVPVQQALKEAGWSDDAPMLIVHKASWPGEEQIVRGTLGEDMASKCKQAGIKSQAMIVASPALEARHKQGLKKSKLYDASYTHKFRKGVDGNDQGKPIS
- a CDS encoding sirohydrochlorin chelatase; this translates as MSDTILLVGHGSRNIKGNREVERFAEQWQKRHPDWNIQLCFIEFADVLLKEGLDRAAQGAQRVVVVPLVINAAGHVKMEIPAQLEEARARHPEVTFLYTSHLGSVEEVFKAVKRQLHHGMLAMHLPDPRTTGVVLLARGSSDIGANGEVAKMARWLWEATPHDLVDIAFTGITYPRLEEMVQRHVKLGMTQIVVVPYYLFTGTLMERIKNQVARLEKQYPTIAFSLSGYFGFEEEIYDLLDAKVGAALAGISQQQLMECDGCKYREFAQEHGHGHHHHHE
- a CDS encoding precorrin-8X methylmutase, giving the protein MNAPTPVTEQDTRAGRQIEHSSFAIVDAEAGSHSYAEDQWQVVRRMIHATADFEFNGLARFHDTAMQAGIEAVKAGAPIISDVEMIRVGLSKARLGHFGITAHQFINDGDVTSKAKEEDTTRAIQAMRKARDVGLMDGAIVGVGNAPTALLEVIRQVQEGEAKPALIIGMPVGFVSAAESKAELEQLQEVPWMLTHGRKGGSTMVVAAIHALFSLCTQS
- a CDS encoding cobalt-precorrin-5B (C(1))-methyltransferase, with the translated sequence MAKIKRKKGNRTGFTTGACAAAAARAAAIGLVRGVVPEQVECQLPNDQMVTFDVAEGCVGQALQDEPERLGMVAHAVIIKDAGDDPDVTHRGAMTADLRPLPDQPGQVVLVGGQGVGRVTKLGLGLEVGAPAINPVPRANIEHNVRAVAATYLQHSGIEVVISVPGGEEMAKRTLNARLGIVDGISILGTSGIVYAYSTSAFRASVEQHIEVAATQGLTTMVLTTGGRTERFTQQQLPDLQDACFVQMGDFLKPALNACVRAGIKQVIIGGMVGKLVKMAQGEENTHAGKSVVNMGLVALIAAEVGAPEAICEEIRGAETARFASDHMAKLGLTQPFYDNLAQRVVQTLTQRYEGQFTLRILVCDFEGNPITEASGGHHG
- the cbiE gene encoding precorrin-6y C5,15-methyltransferase (decarboxylating) subunit CbiE → MAEPCHIMGVLDNGPDGVHGQALKVMKKADLVIGVPRTFALFEDYLPEDAQRMDLTGNLSKVPQWIQIGLEAEECVVVLATGDPLCHGIGSYLVKKLGLDACQIHPNTSVLQWAFARLGLPWQQATILSAHTADCGPWRPGMGAEHPLTSVVQTVQREALLGVFTSPENDPARLAQTLIAAGLDGQVTLHVCQKLLLDDEQIDHGLTPQQVVEGHFEQPNVVIVQNRGQDRRPLFGFEDDQYAQRKPEKGLITKKEVRAVTLAQMAIRPDSIVWDIGAGSGSIGLEAARLAPHGHVYAMEKNAPDMALIEKNRQALGCLNYAAFCGKAPDGLSTWPDPDAVVIGGSGGHLSQLIEQVAQRLHPDGRLVMNFVTLENLATATTTLKQLGMVWDALQMQVSRSKPILDMHRFGAENPIWIVTAKHGT
- the cobI gene encoding precorrin-2 C(20)-methyltransferase; this encodes MRKTQGRLIGVSLGPGDPDWITRGAWAALQSGAHWTYPIKKTGAESYALDIVVRSGLSIPENKTALVFPMTKDPEILAKSWAVAGKQVLELLNGGEDVIFLVEGDASTYSTFNHIRRAVQGLDEGVQSEVIPGVTSYNAAAARLQDVICDQDDTVAIVPAAYGVAVLEKLLEQFDTIALLKVNPVLDQVLAMLEQKGIMEHARFVEKAGSEQEWLVHDVSELKDRKVSYLSLMLVHNPNRVKPTLTRGCRKK